The Athene noctua chromosome 15, bAthNoc1.hap1.1, whole genome shotgun sequence genome contains a region encoding:
- the SMIM10L3 gene encoding salivary gland specific protein SAGSIN1 yields the protein MAAVLSALAARLSQSAAARSYGVFCKGLTRTLLIFFDLAWKLRINFPYLYIVASMMLNVRLQVHIEIH from the coding sequence ATGGCGGCGGTTCTGTCCGCCCTGGCTGCCAGGCTCTCCCAGTCGGCCGCGGCCAGGTCCTACGGGGTGTTCTGCAAGGGGCTGACTCGGACCCTCCTCATCTTCTTCGACCTGGCCTGGAAGCTCCGCATCAACTTCCCCTACCTCTACATCGTCGCCTCCATGATGCTGAACGTGCGGCTGCAG